The Chroicocephalus ridibundus chromosome 4, bChrRid1.1, whole genome shotgun sequence genome contains the following window.
GTCCAGGATGGGGCAGGTGGGACCCCCGGACACCCCCCCGGCACCTCAGCCATGCCGAGGCTTTTTGTGGAGCTGCCGCAAACCCCAAAAGCGCAAACTTGGCTGCGAGGCGAGCGGGTTTCGAGCGCACATGCAAAACACGGGCGAAGAGACTGGTTGGGTAAGCTCCCGGGGCGGGCCCGCGCCGTGGCCCCACGCCcgccgcaccggccccgccgcagaCGCCATCGCCCACCCCCTGCCGGGGCGCCCGGCACCCGcgcagcacccaggggtgcaccCGCCTGCCCgggaggatgctgcaggacaACGGCCCGCCGGGGCCACCCAACAAGGTACGTGCCAGCCCGTCCTGCACCCATTGGTTGGCTGTCCCCGGCGCGGGTCCCCAGGGAACACCGGTGGCACCCGCCGTGCCACCCGTCCCCATGCACCGGGTGGGAAGGGACGGCGCGGATCAGGTCGCTGCTCCTGGCCAACTGTGGCCAAGAGGCTTCTGTCCTCCTTGCcccgtgcctcggtttccctgGCGTGGCTCTTGGCACACGTGCGCCGTGGCCAGGCTGCGCGGTGCCGCCTCGGCCACTCCCCGCTTCAAACGCCGATGGCACCGGCAGCCACAGGCTCCCCTGGGGACCCGGTTTTGGGGACAGGCGCTCAGCGGCGCTCAGGGGGTGGGAGAGGACAACGTGCACCCAGGGGCTGGGGTCTCCCTGGGGACGCGGCTCTGTCACCCTGCGGAGGAAGGCATAAGGGTGcctccaggctgggggggcagtGACCGCTTTAGGGCCCCCCAGACTGAGTTTGTTTAACCCTGTGTCACCCTGACCATGGCCGCGTCCCCTCGGGAATCCCCCAATTTTGCTCTGAATGTGAGGGGTTTTGGTGCCGATGTGCTGCTTTTTAagcatcccagtgcatccccGCTCCCGGGCAACACTTTCCCCCATTAATGAGCTGCTTTACGAGGCAAGCGCTGCCGGTTTTGGCTTAAAACCTgcctcacccccccgccccccccaacctccccaaGACCCCTCAATTTCCATCTCTAAGCTGCAGGACAGTGTcagggcagggggacgggggCTTGGAGtggaggcagagcctgggggagcggggctgccagCACGCTTGGGGGTGGCCCTGGGAGgacaccccccgtccccccagcagaggggctcccgggGCCGTCCCCAAGCCCCTCGGTGCCTGGCACGGGGATGGCGGGCAAGCATCAGCTTGCACGGGGAGCGAAACGCCCTCCCCGCCTGCTCCCGGGGGGGAACCCGTGATTCATACGGGCTGGGAGGGTGGGGAGCGCCCCGCTGAGCTCTGCCAAACTCGGTGCACCCGCCGACGCTCCCTGTGTGGGTGGTGCCAaggtgggagaaggggggggggtggggttaTCCTGTACCCCAAAAGGGTCAGGTGTGACCCCAAAGCAAAGGGGGGGGGCTCCCAGTAAACCCATGAAGTccctggacacccccccccaagctggggaggtgggggttCTTGCCCCCTGCGTCAGCCCCCAGGCACAAtgtggtggtggcactggggtTTGCAGCCCACTGGGGTTTGGGGAGGCCGTTGGAGTTAGGGGCTGTCACCCCAAAACGCTCGCCTGCAGCTCTTGCCACCCCGCCCCAGCATCAGCCGCTGCTCCTGCTGACGGCGGCACATTCCTCTGGGACAGCCGCCCTTTTCACCCTCCTAACCAAGCACAAAAGCCATCCCAGCGTTGTCCTCAATGTCCCGGCCTTGTCATCACCAGGTGTCGTAAGCCTCGGCCGGCAAAGCCCATAACACTTCTGCCAGGCGGGTCTGGAGCGGTGACGCCGCTGAGCGCTGAGCCATGGCTCGCTGCGGAGCTGCGGCCGCGTCGCCACGCTCACCTTCAAACGGCCAAAGCCAGCGCCGGCTTCTCCAGCTGATGCGCTGTGCTGGAGCTGACGGGCAAAACACCCTGTGCCCACATGCAGGGGCAGAGCCCGAGTGCCCAGGCACGGCTGAGAACGGGCACAACTCGGTTCAGGAGTGAGCAGATCAGTCAGCGAGTCAGGGGCCGAGGGAGAGCAGCATGAAACACCACCATGGGGAGGGATTTTGGGAGCCGTTCCCGAGCACACTAGGCTTGGGGGGTGCCTggtgtcccccaccccagccGTGCCGGGGTCGACCGGGGTGGCTCAGCGGGTGGGGTGAGCCTAATTAGTACCTGTGCAGTGGCACGGCTGAGTCACCCCATGTTCATTACTGCCGGGCCTGCCGGCGCTGAgccgccccttttttttttttattattattattgttgttttttaattcccCGGCtgatttgaaaagcaaagcagggagggCCTGGCCAGTAATTACTGCCAATTAGCCCCCACTCTGGCCCTTTGGCGGGCCAGCCCCTGGCCCGGAGGGGTTTGCTGGCCACAGTGGTGGGcagcggggggggctggggtcagcgatggggctgcccagggccccGGGGCTCTCCTAGGAGGGGGCTCGGGGGTCTGGGGCTCTctgggcagctgcctggggctcGCTGGTGGGGCCATGGCGGGGTCGGGGCTGGCTGAGGAACTTGCCCGGGGGTCCACGGCTCTCCAGGGAGGTTGCCTGGCGGTCTTCGGCTCATTGGAGTGACAACGTGGGGGTCTGGGACTTGCTGTCAGGGACATGCAGGGGTCTGGGGGCTCAATGGGGACACTGCCCGGGGTCCGGGGCTCTCCTGGGAGGCCATGCAGGGGTCCGGGGGTGGCTGAGGAGCTTGCCTGGGGGTCCGGGGCAGGTCGCCCAGGGGTCTTAGGCTCATTGGAGTGACAATGTGGGGGTCTGGGGCTCGCTGGCAGGGCCATGCGGGGCTCTGGGGGTCAATGGGGAGGCCATGTGGGGGTCTGGGGCTTGCCAGGGGGATAACATGGGGGTCTGGGGCTCGCTGGCAGGGCCATGCGGGGCCCTGGGGGTCAGTGgggaggctgcccagggctggctggtGGGGCCACGTGGGGGTCTGGGGCTGGCCGAGGAGCCTGCCTGGGGGTCCGGGGCTCTCCAGGGAGGCCATGTGGGGGTCTGGGGCTTGCCAGAGGGTCAACATGGGGGTCTGGGGCTTGTGTAGGTCTGGGGCTCGCTGGTGGGTTTGCCCGGGGGGGGTTTGGCTCTCCCCGCGGGGGCCGCAGgtatgaccccccccccccgcccccggaccCCATCCGCCGCCCTCGTCCCCGCGAGGCCGCCCCGGGCGCCTCCGCCTTTGGCGGCGAGGTGAGGGTGGCGGCGGGAGCCCGGTGCGGCCCCCTCCTTCCCGCCGAggcgtggcggcggcggggcgggccgggtgCCTCCCTTGGGCTCCGGGAAGCCGCCGCCGCGCTCACCTGCGCAGGCCGGCCTGGCTCGCCTCGGCCTCCGCACCGCCGCCGCCATGCAGGAGACTAACACCTTCTTGCTCTCGGCCCTGCAGCCCGAGGCCGGCGTCTGCTCGCTGGCCTTGCCCTCGGACCGGCAGCTGGACGGCAGGAGCCGGGAGGCGGCCGAGGCCCAGCGGCTGCGCAGCGCCCGCGTCCAGGAGCAGGTCCGCATCCGCATGATGCTGCGCGGGcaggcggccgcccgccccgaggGCCCCGACCACCCCGACGGCGGCGGCAGAGGTGGGAGATCCCCCGCGACCCCCGGGCTCACGCGGACGAGCCGGCGGCGGGAGCCCCTCGGCCGGCACTGGGCTTCGGCTCACGCtgtggcgtggggctggggggtcacACCCCCCCCGGCCAAGCCCCCCGCTGAACCCCCGGCACCGGGGATGGAGGGGCACAGCCCCGGCCTGGGCTCACTGCGCCCTGCTCGGGggtcgtgcctcagtttccccacccgcCCCCTGGGGGGATTGGCACTGTGGGGGGGCTCCCGCACCCTGCTTTGGGTTGGGATAAGGGGATTTTTCTCGCCCTGGCGgatccctccctgtccccgccAGCCTTTGAGCGGTGCCGCTGGCCGGGCTCCAAGCTCCTCCATTTAATGTCTGCGCTCGCGGCCTCCGCCCTGCCGCTTCGCCCGGCACCGGCACGGGGTCTCACCGAGCCCCCTGATCCTGGGTGCCGGGGTCCCCGGTGGCGGCtgggagagacccccccccccccccccccccccggcaccccaagGGCTGCCCGGGCGTGGGTGTGAGTCACACTTCTGTCAccgccggggctggcggcggcgtccttgtccccagggtggtggcagggcGGGAGGGCGGCGCGGGGTGCAGCGTGGCGGCCGGGTCCCTGCCGGGTTCCCGTCCCGCAGTGGCGGGGACAGGACTGGTTTTGGGGGGATGCCTGGGCTGCCGATCCGGCTGCGGCGGAGGGGACCAGGCCAAGCCGCCGTGACCCGCCAAGGTGGCAATTACTCCCCTCGCCGTCGGGGCACGATGAAAGGCGGGGAGGCTGCTGCTcggcactgccgctgctgctcctgctccctgttGCCAGCAGGGAGGCGAAGGCAGCCTCCTCCCGCTCCCTTGTCCCCCTCAGTGCCTCCGGCATGGCCGCGGCTCCCCAGGATGGTTCCCCCGGGATGAGCTGGGGGGATCTTTGGTCCCCTAGAGCACCCCTTTGCCCCCCGGGGCTCACGTTGACCTCTCCGTCTCTGTCCCGCAGGCGGTCAGTATGGCACGACCCTGCGCTCCTCCTTCAGCTCCCGCTCCCAGAGCAATGGCTTGGACGCCAAAGCCTCGGTACGTTCTGGGGGGGCTCATCCCCCACCCTGCGCTGGCGCCTGTCACCGTGGTGGCTGGGGATGCCGGCAGAGACCCAGCTGCGGGCTGTAGCCGTGGTTGTGCCAAGGGAGGCGCCTGGctccatccttccctctccccgcagtggggatggagggacaggcTCGCGGGCACCCCTGAACCCCGCGCTTTCCCCCCGCAGCTCTATCAGCCGCTGGCCAAGAAGGATTTCGGCACGCTGAAGGGCAGCGGCTGGTCCTCGCGCTCGGCGGTGGACCTCACACCGCACAAGCGGATGGCGACCATCAGCAATGGGGGCCTGGCGAAGGGCCGGGGCTATGGCACCGGCTATGCCATGTCGCAGGCCGCCAACACCTCGCCGCGGCCCAGCTCCTTCCATGAACGCAACTACCGGTCCCGGCAGAACTTCGACACCCTGTCGCTGCGCTCCCTGCGGCTGGCCGACGGGCCGCTCCAGCCCACCGCCATGGCAGATGACCGCTATAGCATCATCTCGGAGCAGCTGGACCCCGTGGGTCACCGTCCCCTCTACAAAAGCCAAGGCAACGGCGGCTTCGCCCGCTCCTACACCTTCGAGAGGCAGATGAGCGCCGGCTCCACCGCCAAGGCCGCCTCCGACTGGCTGGAAGGTGGTGAGGTGACCCAGAGCCGCACCATCCGGGCGCCCGCCATGCGCACGCTCCAGCGCTTCCAGAGCAACAACCGGTCACGGCTGAGCACCGGCTCCTTCGGCAGCGTGCAGGCGGCCTCGCAGGCGGGCATCGGGAGCTCCTACATGGGCATGGTGGAGCACAGCTCTCGCGCGCCCTCCGTGCGCAGCCTGGCCGAGTCCAGCCACCACCTCCAGGACCAGCGCGCCATGGAGATGTACAACGGGCACAGCACGCTGCTCAGCCACCAGTCGGGGGGGTGAGTGCCCGCCTTAGTCACTTGGCTGGTTGAGGGCAAAAGCCTCCACCGCTTGCTTGGCGTTACCTTGCTgcaagggatgcaggaggaggggagCGATGGCGGGCACAATTTGGCCCCATAGTGATGGACCACAGCATGGGTTGACCTCCAAGTGTGTCCTGCATGTGGCCTTAGCTCCTCTCGTGGACACATCCTGAGACATGGGTTAGGAGGATGGTCATTCAGCCGGTTCTGGAGTCCTGTGCCCCAAGAGCGCAGTGGGGAGGAAGATGGGTTGATGGGTCTCCGAGATGTGGGATGTGGTGGGGTGCAGAGGTGGAGGACCCCTGTGGGATGCTCTGCCTGGGCCCTTCCTCACCTGCCTGTGGCCTCCAGGTTTGACGACATTGACCTGCCCTCTGCGGTGAAATACCTGATAGCCAGCGACCCCAACCTGCAGGTCCTGGGCGCTGCCTACCTTCAGCACAAATGCTACAGTGACAGCAACGCCAAGAAGCAGGTGAGCCCCCAGGAGCCAAAGGGGAAGGGAatgtccccagcccccctgccgtgCTGGGGCACCcctgggagggtggaggagatggagggagccccagcccccagccgAACGGGCGAGCGGCTGGGCGTCTCAACCCGGCCGGGCTCTCCCCTCCCAGGCCCGCAGCCTCCAGGCCATGCCCAAGCTGGTGAAGCTGTTCAACAGCCCCAACCAGGAGGTGCAGCGCCATGCCACGGGCGCCATGCGCAACCTCATCTATGACAACGTTGAGAACAAGCTGGCGCTGGTGGAGGAGAACGGCATCTACGAGCTCATGCGGACGCTGCGGGAGCCCGACGACGAGCTCCGCAAGAATGTCACAggtggggggtggtggcaggggtgggcaggggttcTCCTCCCCCGGGGGCGGCAGGTGGTACCCCCGCCCCATGAGTAAAGCTGGGGCGGCACTTCATGGGGATGATTTCTTTGCATCATTGTTACCCGCCCTGTCCCACGGCCACTCCCGGCTGCGGGCGGTCGGCGCGAGCCCCCTGGGGAGGTGGGTCGGGGTGGACGTGCTCTCCAGCCGTCCCCGGGACTGAGGGTCCCCCTCCACGCAGGGATCCTGTGGAACCTCTCCTCCAGTGACAACCTGAAGGATCGCCTGGCCCGGGACACGCTGGAGCAGCTCACGGACCTGGTCCTGGTCCCCCTCTCTGGACTGGGGGGCTCGGGTGTCATCCAGCAGAACCCCTCGGAGGCAGAGATCTTCTACAACTCCACGGGTTTCCTCAGGTACCTGCTGTGGCCCTCCCACTGTGCATAAAGGTTTGGGTGGAGGAAGAGGCACCGTCTGCGCTGCGTACATAGGGAGCAAGGTCCCCAGGGCTCATGTCTGGGGTCCCCATCCCTTGCAGTGCTCGTGCATGAAGGCAAAGCCTGGACAACCCCGTGGGAGAGGTATCAGCTGCCCTCCCCACGGTGGCGCCCGGTGGCCGGagggaggtggctgtggggaagCCCCTTCTCGCCGTGACGGGCCCACGTTCCCCGTGCAGGAATCTCAGCTCTGCCAGCCAGCAGACCCGGCAGAAGATGCGCGAGTGCCACGGGCTGGTGGACTCCATGATCCACTACGTGAACAGCTCCCTGGAAGTGGGCAAGTCAGAGGACAAGGTGAGCCCCgggagctgggtgctgggagggTTTGGGTGCCCTGAGACTgggtgctgctccctccctctggCGGCTGCCTGGCCACCGTGGTGCAAAGGCACGTCTTGATGTGATGGTTGGAAAACCAACTTGGATCCATCTGCCCTTATTGGGCGCAGTAGGGCACCGCTGGTGTCATCGGGGCGACTCTGGCCACAGAGCCCCAGGGGATCTTGCCCCAGGGGACGTGCCAGCTGGAGATGCCCTGGCTGGTGGCACAAGGACTTACCCCCTCCATgcaccatgtcccccccccagagCGTGGAGAATGCTGTCTGCGTCCTGCGCAACCTCTCCTACCGCCTCTACGACGAAATGCCCCCGTCCTCCCTCCAGCGCCTGGAAGGCCACAGGAGGAACAACAGCAGCATGGTGACGGGGGAGCTGGTGGGCTGCTTCAGCCCCCAAAGCAAGAAAGCACGAGAGGTCAGCGGCTGGGAGGTGGTGGGCACCGTGACGGCTGTGTCACCTGGGGCGGGGCTGGCACTGGGAAGCGGCTGGCGGTGGAGGTGACGCTGGGGCGGAGGTGGACGCTGGCCTCGGCTGGTGGGTGGGACACACGGGTGAGCTCAGCGGAGGGTGAATCAGGGTGCCGAACCCCTGCTTTTCCACACCATG
Protein-coding sequences here:
- the PKP3 gene encoding plakophilin-3, yielding MQETNTFLLSALQPEAGVCSLALPSDRQLDGRSREAAEAQRLRSARVQEQVRIRMMLRGQAAARPEGPDHPDGGGRGGQYGTTLRSSFSSRSQSNGLDAKASLYQPLAKKDFGTLKGSGWSSRSAVDLTPHKRMATISNGGLAKGRGYGTGYAMSQAANTSPRPSSFHERNYRSRQNFDTLSLRSLRLADGPLQPTAMADDRYSIISEQLDPVGHRPLYKSQGNGGFARSYTFERQMSAGSTAKAASDWLEGGEVTQSRTIRAPAMRTLQRFQSNNRSRLSTGSFGSVQAASQAGIGSSYMGMVEHSSRAPSVRSLAESSHHLQDQRAMEMYNGHSTLLSHQSGGFDDIDLPSAVKYLIASDPNLQVLGAAYLQHKCYSDSNAKKQARSLQAMPKLVKLFNSPNQEVQRHATGAMRNLIYDNVENKLALVEENGIYELMRTLREPDDELRKNVTGILWNLSSSDNLKDRLARDTLEQLTDLVLVPLSGLGGSGVIQQNPSEAEIFYNSTGFLRNLSSASQQTRQKMRECHGLVDSMIHYVNSSLEVGKSEDKSVENAVCVLRNLSYRLYDEMPPSSLQRLEGHRRNNSSMVTGELVGCFSPQSKKAREHYLNADIVTFTEVSKDPKGMEWLWNPQIVGIYNRLLQRCELNKHTTEAASGALQNITAGDRRWAGVLSRLALEQERILNPVLDRVRTADHHQLRSLTGLIRNLSRHARNKDEMSTKVVSHLIEKLPGSVGDKSPPADVIVNIIAVLNNLVVESPMAARDIVYFDGLRKLFYIKKRRDSSDNEKSSRAAASLLGNMWQYTKLHRDFKMKGYRKEDFLGL